A stretch of Ectothiorhodospiraceae bacterium BW-2 DNA encodes these proteins:
- a CDS encoding IS3 family transposase — protein sequence MRLVEKECPSSVSIRAACDSLALSRAGYYRRQAPVVSPRASLPRPVAANALSEAERQAVLGLLNSERFYDQPPAEIYASLLDEGKYYCSISTMYRILRANQQTGERRAQKPAKSHAIPRLRATRPNEVWTWDITKLPTTEQGNFLNLYVVMDLYSRFIVAWMVSRKENSELSKLLISDAAARYRVALSGLTLHQDRGVPMTARGYLDLMAELGITCSHSRPRVSNDNPFSESQFKTLKQQPDYPQRFTGVDHARIWFSDYVDWYCFHHHHRGIAWFTPEQVFTGRYKEVSEQREQALKQAYQQHPKRFIHGEPKVKQPPTEVWINPALPEEGVGSLEVNYPTLNRAKER from the coding sequence ATGAGATTAGTTGAAAAAGAGTGCCCCAGTTCGGTGAGCATAAGAGCCGCTTGCGATAGCCTAGCGCTCTCGCGTGCAGGCTACTACCGCCGACAGGCTCCGGTTGTCTCCCCCCGAGCGAGCCTTCCAAGACCCGTCGCAGCCAATGCGCTGAGTGAGGCAGAGAGGCAAGCCGTTCTGGGGCTTTTGAACAGCGAACGATTCTATGACCAACCTCCGGCAGAGATCTATGCTAGCCTGCTGGATGAAGGGAAATATTACTGTTCAATCAGTACGATGTATCGGATCCTTCGTGCTAATCAACAGACGGGAGAGCGGCGAGCTCAAAAACCGGCCAAATCACACGCTATCCCCCGATTACGGGCGACCCGCCCGAATGAGGTTTGGACATGGGATATCACTAAGCTTCCCACCACAGAGCAGGGTAACTTCTTGAATCTCTATGTGGTGATGGATCTCTACAGCCGTTTTATTGTGGCTTGGATGGTCTCAAGGAAGGAGAATAGTGAGCTCTCCAAGCTGTTAATCAGTGACGCAGCGGCTCGCTATCGGGTCGCGCTCAGTGGCTTAACACTGCATCAGGATAGAGGTGTGCCGATGACCGCCAGAGGCTATCTCGACTTGATGGCCGAACTGGGGATCACCTGCTCCCACAGCCGTCCACGAGTCAGTAACGACAATCCGTTTAGCGAGAGTCAATTTAAAACACTCAAGCAACAACCCGATTATCCTCAACGATTTACAGGAGTTGACCATGCCAGAATATGGTTTAGTGACTATGTTGACTGGTACTGTTTCCACCACCACCATCGAGGGATTGCGTGGTTCACTCCAGAGCAGGTATTTACCGGTCGTTACAAGGAGGTTAGCGAGCAGCGTGAACAGGCGCTGAAGCAGGCCTATCAGCAGCATCCGAAACGCTTTATTCATGGTGAGCCCAAGGTTAAGCAACCCCCTACTGAGGTATGGATTAACCCCGCTCTACCGGAGGAGGGGGTGGGGTCGCTGGAGGTCAACTATCCAACCCTGAATAGAGCGAAGGAGAGATGA
- a CDS encoding UPF0175 family protein — protein sequence MATYTIELPEQAFHTLRLAPVELFKEMRIAAAVEWYAEQRISQERAAEMAGLTRYQFIDELRRRKVAAIQIEEDEILNEIYDDEKSYPYIVAVNRG from the coding sequence TTGGCAACCTATACGATAGAACTTCCTGAGCAGGCTTTTCATACTTTACGCCTTGCGCCGGTAGAGCTATTTAAAGAGATGCGAATTGCTGCGGCAGTTGAGTGGTATGCGGAGCAGCGTATTTCACAAGAGCGGGCAGCAGAGATGGCAGGTTTAACCCGGTATCAATTTATTGATGAGCTACGCCGACGCAAAGTAGCGGCTATTCAGATCGAAGAGGATGAGATACTGAATGAAATCTACGATGACGAAAAAAGTTACCCTTACATAGTGGCCGTTAACAGGGGCTAA
- a CDS encoding AAA family ATPase, which yields MVNISYGLGHFKTLREEGGLYFDRTDLLHQLEAAGRQLLFLRPRRFGKTLWLTLLESYYDIAAADQFEPLFGDLAIGQNPTPNRNRYFMLKWNFSTINPSGDHEQIKQGLYGHINNSIRDMLLRYQPWWPQAISATELIDEADALRSFERLVSRCRHAGYPLYLLIDEYDNFANEVLTSREQGRQRYNELVEGEGVIKTVFKAVKAATDGLGLERVFITGVSPVVMSDITSGYNVAENISHWPEFHALCGLTTEELQPVCHQIAEQCQLTDSTADEALAMMRNFYNGYRFCREETQRLYNPTLTLYFLKHWQRRCRYPDELLDDNLAMDKNRLRYIAALPHGTEVIEAALNPQQPLQVAKLAQDFGVAAMLNDPADASFIISLLVYFGVLTIESVNLLGELTVTIPNQVVRSLYIDRIQQQLLNGYEDNNRQQAVAKQLYTEAEFEPLAEFIEQRFYSVLDNRDRRWSNELTLKTTLLLLLTNDLYYLPRSELSLGGGYSDLLFEIRPDKRQAPLYDLLFELKYLSLKDLQLSAEQLSNMSREQLAELKPVKKLLDDAERQLASYQPTLEQLFPAVEWKLKSFAVVSLGIRRLVWR from the coding sequence ATGGTAAATATCTCATATGGTTTGGGTCACTTTAAAACCCTCAGAGAGGAGGGGGGACTCTATTTTGATCGTACCGACCTGCTGCACCAATTAGAGGCGGCAGGACGGCAGTTGCTGTTTTTACGCCCGCGCCGTTTTGGCAAAACGCTATGGCTAACGCTGCTAGAGAGCTACTACGACATCGCTGCAGCGGATCAATTTGAGCCGCTGTTTGGTGATTTAGCCATAGGGCAAAACCCGACTCCGAACCGTAACCGCTATTTTATGCTGAAGTGGAACTTCTCCACCATTAACCCAAGTGGCGACCACGAGCAGATTAAACAGGGACTGTATGGCCATATCAATAATAGTATTCGCGATATGTTACTTCGCTATCAACCGTGGTGGCCTCAAGCGATTAGTGCAACGGAGCTGATTGATGAAGCGGATGCGTTGCGCTCTTTTGAACGGCTGGTTAGCCGATGCCGTCATGCGGGGTATCCGCTCTACCTGCTGATTGATGAGTACGATAACTTTGCGAATGAGGTGCTCACCAGTCGTGAACAGGGACGGCAGCGTTATAATGAGCTGGTTGAGGGGGAAGGCGTTATCAAAACCGTATTTAAAGCAGTCAAAGCGGCAACTGATGGCCTCGGCTTAGAGCGAGTCTTTATTACCGGCGTCTCGCCAGTCGTAATGAGCGATATCACCAGCGGCTACAATGTGGCCGAAAATATTAGCCACTGGCCCGAATTTCATGCTCTGTGCGGCTTAACCACTGAGGAGCTGCAACCGGTGTGTCACCAAATTGCCGAGCAGTGCCAGCTAACCGATAGCACAGCAGATGAAGCGTTAGCGATGATGCGAAACTTCTATAACGGCTACCGCTTCTGCCGTGAAGAGACGCAGCGGCTCTATAACCCGACCCTCACCCTCTACTTTTTGAAACATTGGCAGCGGCGCTGTCGCTACCCTGATGAGCTGTTAGATGACAATTTAGCGATGGATAAAAACCGGCTACGCTATATCGCCGCACTACCGCATGGCACAGAGGTGATTGAGGCGGCGCTTAATCCGCAGCAGCCACTACAGGTCGCGAAGTTAGCGCAGGACTTTGGCGTAGCGGCGATGTTAAACGATCCGGCTGATGCCAGTTTTATCATCTCGCTACTGGTCTATTTTGGCGTATTAACGATTGAATCGGTGAATCTGTTAGGCGAGTTAACGGTGACGATTCCGAATCAGGTGGTGCGCTCGCTCTATATCGACCGAATTCAGCAGCAGCTGTTAAATGGCTATGAGGATAATAACCGCCAGCAGGCGGTAGCGAAACAGCTCTATACCGAGGCCGAATTTGAGCCGCTAGCTGAATTTATCGAACAGCGTTTTTATAGCGTGCTCGATAATCGCGATAGGCGCTGGAGTAATGAGCTGACGCTTAAAACCACGCTACTGCTGCTGCTGACCAATGATCTCTACTACCTGCCGCGCTCAGAGTTATCCTTAGGCGGCGGCTATAGTGACCTGCTATTTGAGATTCGCCCCGATAAGCGTCAGGCACCGCTGTATGATCTGCTATTTGAACTGAAATATCTGTCACTGAAAGATCTCCAATTGAGTGCAGAGCAGCTATCTAATATGAGTCGGGAGCAGTTAGCTGAGTTGAAACCGGTAAAAAAGCTGTTAGATGACGCAGAGCGGCAGTTGGCCTCGTATCAGCCGACATTAGAGCAGCTCTTTCCGGCGGTGGAGTGGAAATTAAAGTCGTTTGCGGTGGTGAGTCTTGGTATCCGGCGGTTGGTGTGGCGCTAA
- a CDS encoding AAA family ATPase: MVNIPYGKGDFKRLRTDGQLYFDRTELLHALEAVGEQILFLRPRRFGKTLWLTLLESYYDIAAADRFEPLFGDLAIGQNPTPNRNRYFILKWNFSVIDPSGDLAHISRSLHNHLNSSIERFCNRYRQWLNRPVQIDPQDGIHSFENLLGELAAYDTPLYLLIDEYDNFANEVLTRREQGRQSYDELVGGEGVIKTVFKAVKAATDGLGLERVFITGVSPVVMSDITSGYNVAENISHWPEFHALCGLTTEELQPVCHQIAEQCQLTDSTADEALAMMRNFYNGYRFCREETQRLYNPTLTLYFLKHWQRRCRYPDELLDDNLAMDKNRLRYIAALPHGAEVIEAALNPQQSLWVAKLAQNFGVKAMLNDPPDASFIISLLVYFGVLTIQDVSPLGKLEVAIPNQVVRSLYIDRIQQQLLNGYEDNNRQQAVAELLYTEAEFEPLADFIEQRFYSVLDNRDMRWSNELTLKTTLLLLLTNDLYYLPRSELSLGGGYSDLLFEIRPDKRQAPLYDLLFELKYLSLKDLQLSAEQLSNMSREQLAELKPVKKLLDDAERQLATYQPTLEQLFPAVAWKIKSFAVVSLGIRRLVWR, encoded by the coding sequence ATGGTAAATATTCCGTATGGCAAAGGCGATTTTAAGCGGTTAAGAACTGATGGCCAGCTCTACTTTGATCGCACCGAACTGCTGCACGCACTTGAAGCCGTTGGCGAACAGATTCTGTTTCTACGCCCGCGCCGTTTTGGCAAAACGCTATGGCTAACGCTATTAGAGAGCTACTACGACATCGCTGCAGCGGATCGATTTGAGCCCCTGTTTGGCGATTTAGCCATAGGGCAAAACCCGACCCCGAACCGTAACCGCTACTTTATTTTAAAGTGGAACTTTTCGGTCATCGATCCAAGTGGCGATTTAGCCCATATTAGCCGCTCTTTGCATAACCATCTGAATAGCTCAATTGAGCGCTTTTGCAACAGATATCGTCAATGGCTGAACCGGCCGGTTCAAATTGACCCGCAAGATGGGATACATAGCTTTGAAAATTTATTGGGTGAGTTGGCGGCGTATGATACTCCGCTCTACCTGCTGATTGATGAGTATGACAACTTTGCCAATGAAGTGCTCACCCGCCGTGAACAGGGACGGCAGAGCTACGATGAGCTAGTCGGCGGCGAGGGGGTGATTAAAACGGTATTTAAAGCGGTCAAAGCGGCGACCGATGGCCTAGGCTTAGAGCGAGTCTTTATCACCGGCGTCTCGCCAGTCGTAATGAGCGATATCACCAGCGGCTACAATGTGGCCGAAAATATTAGCCACTGGCCCGAATTTCATGCTCTGTGCGGCTTAACCACTGAGGAGCTGCAACCGGTGTGTCACCAAATTGCCGAGCAGTGCCAGCTAACCGATAGCACAGCAGATGAAGCGTTAGCGATGATGCGAAACTTCTATAACGGCTACCGCTTCTGCCGTGAAGAGACGCAGCGGCTCTATAACCCGACCCTCACCCTCTACTTTTTGAAACATTGGCAGCGGCGCTGTCGCTACCCTGATGAGCTGTTAGATGACAATTTAGCGATGGATAAAAACCGGCTACGCTATATTGCCGCACTACCCCATGGTGCGGAGGTGATTGAGGCGGCGCTTAATCCGCAGCAGTCGCTATGGGTAGCCAAGCTGGCACAAAATTTTGGGGTTAAAGCGATGCTAAACGATCCGCCTGATGCCAGTTTTATTATCTCACTACTGGTTTATTTTGGGGTCTTAACGATTCAGGATGTCTCGCCACTTGGGAAGCTGGAGGTGGCGATTCCGAATCAGGTAGTGCGCTCGCTCTATATCGACCGAATTCAGCAGCAGCTGCTCAATGGCTATGAAGATAATAACCGCCAACAGGCGGTGGCGGAGCTGCTCTATACCGAGGCCGAATTTGAGCCGCTAGCTGACTTTATTGAACAGCGTTTTTATAGCGTGCTCGATAATCGCGATATGCGCTGGAGTAATGAGCTGACGCTCAAAACCACGCTACTGCTGCTGCTGACCAATGATCTCTACTATCTGCCGCGCTCAGAGTTATCCTTAGGCGGCGGCTATAGTGACCTGCTATTTGAGATTCGCCCCGATAAGCGTCAGGCACCGCTGTATGATCTGCTATTTGAACTGAAATATCTGTCACTGAAAGATCTCCAATTGAGTGCGGAGCAGCTATCTAATATGAGTCGGGAGCAGTTAGCTGAGTTGAAACCGGTAAAAAAGCTGTTAGATGACGCAGAGCGGCAGTTGGCCACCTATCAGCCGACATTGGAGCAGCTCTTTCCGGCGGTGGCGTGGAAGATAAAATCGTTTGCGGTGGTGAGTCTTGGTATCCGGCGGTTGGTGTGGCGCTAG
- a CDS encoding DUF1624 domain-containing protein codes for MQTLNSSLYHDSAAKVRYLLPDQLRGLAIVLMALFHLCYDLTLFGYLTIDFQHDTFWYLLPRFIVMLFMFTVGIGLWLAHHRAIRWRAYNYRLLLISANALLISIVTWYAFREQWVYFGTLHSIALCSVLALPFVRWPRLALVLGAGLVIGDWGLGWSLPWWKLPHAAMDYIPPFPWLGFVLMGIAFAAWGGHQYSLNQVGRAGEGLSVIGRHSLLIYMLHQPLLFGSVWLFNRLWG; via the coding sequence ATATCTATTACCCGATCAGCTACGTGGCTTGGCCATTGTTTTGATGGCGCTGTTCCATCTCTGTTACGATTTAACCCTGTTTGGTTATCTGACTATCGATTTTCAGCACGATACCTTTTGGTACCTGCTGCCGCGCTTTATTGTGATGCTGTTTATGTTTACCGTCGGTATCGGCCTGTGGCTGGCGCACCATAGAGCGATCCGTTGGCGGGCTTATAACTATCGGCTGCTACTGATTAGCGCTAATGCGCTGCTAATTTCGATAGTGACTTGGTACGCCTTTCGTGAACAATGGGTCTATTTCGGCACACTACATAGCATTGCACTCTGCTCGGTATTGGCTCTGCCGTTTGTGCGCTGGCCGCGTCTGGCGTTGGTGCTGGGAGCGGGGTTAGTTATAGGTGACTGGGGGTTAGGTTGGTCTCTGCCGTGGTGGAAGCTACCGCATGCCGCGATGGACTATATCCCCCCGTTTCCGTGGCTCGGATTTGTTTTAATGGGGATCGCTTTTGCCGCTTGGGGCGGGCATCAATATTCGCTAAACCAAGTAGGTAGAGCAGGAGAGGGGTTAAGCGTAATCGGCCGGCATTCGTTATTGATCTATATGCTACATCAGCCGCTGCTGTTTGGTAGCGTATGGCTGTTTAACCGTTTGTGGGGATAG